Within Cystobacter ferrugineus, the genomic segment TCTCTCTCTCTGTTGAAGGCCCAGCGTGGGCAGCTCGGTCTGGGCGAGCGGAATGAGTTCCGCATGTCGAGCGTCCAGACGGACGGTTTTGGCCTCACGCATACCCGCTTCCAGCAGATGCACGAGGGCCTGCCGGTGTGGGGCGCCCAGGTCATCACCCATCTGGATTCGTCCGGCCGCGGTCTGACGGTGACGAAGGACAGCGTGCACCCGCACATCCGCGTGAGCACGAAGCCCGTGGTGGATTCGGCGAGCGCGGCGGCCCTGGCCCTGCTCGAAGTCCACCCGCTCGGCCTGCCCACGAGGCAGCCCTCCACCGAGCTCGTCATCTATCCCGAGGTGAAGCGGGTGCCCGCCGTCGCGGGCAAGCGCCGCGAGACGCTCAACGCGGTGGATCTCAAGGACGAGGTGGTGGGCTACCGCCTCGCCTGGCACGTGCACACCGTGCTGGACAACACCCAGGACGGCATCAAGCACACCGACTTCCTGCTCGATGCCCGCTCGGGTAAGGTCCTCGAGCGGTGGAACTCGCTGGAGTCGGCGGCCACCGTGGGCACGGGCCTCTCGCAGTACCACGGCGAGGTGAAGCTCGACGTCTTCCAGAACGCCAAGGGCCTCTACGAGCTGCGCGACACGACGCGCACCTACGGCGAGGGCTTGCGCACCTACGACGTCAATCACGCCGACATCTTGTACGGCGAGATCCCCAAGCCCGTGCTGTACGAGGACGCGGACAACGTCTGGGGTGACGGGCAGAACTACGATCCGGGCTCCGACACGCAGAGCGACAACGGCCAGACGGCGGCCGTGGACGCGCACTTCGGCGTGCAGGCGACGTGGGACTACTTCCAGAAGATCCACAATCGCTTTGGCATCGACAACGCGGGCACGCCGACCTTCAGCTACGTGCACGTCGGCAATGCCATGGACAACGCCTTCTGGGATGACGAGTGCTTCTGCATGAACTTCGGGGACGGCACCTTCCCGAGCGATCCGGATGGCTTCAAGTCCCTGGGCTCCATCGACGTGATGGCCCATGAGCTGACCCACGGCGTCAATGCCAAGACCGCCGACCTCATCTACAGCGGGGAGTCCGGAGGCCTGAACGAGGCCAACTCCGACATCTTCGGCGCCATGACGGAGTTCTGGCTGCGCAACGGCCGGGGCGACACCATCGGCGACGTGGGCGGCAACTGGACCATCAGCGAGGAGCTGAGCGTGGTGCCGCTGCGCTACATGTACAAGCCGAGCCTGGACGGCGTCAGCGAGGACGCCTGGTCGCCCGGGCTCGCGTCGCTCGATCCCCACTACAACAGTGGCCCGATGAACCGCGCCTTCTACTTCCTGTCCCAGGGCGCGCTGTCGACGGCGACGAAGAATGACTACTCCAGCACGTACCTGCCCGATGGCATGGCGGGCATTGGCAACGACAAGGCGGCGGCCATCTGGTACCGCGCCCTCACCACCTATCTGACCCCCTCCAGCAACTACGCGGCGGCCCGCACCGCCTCGCTCCTGTCGGCGGCGGACCTCCACGGCAGCGGCTCCGAGGAGTACCGCGCGGTGCAGAACGCCTTCGCCGCCATCAACGTGGGCTACAGCGCGAGCACCTACGACGACTTCTCGCCGCCCACGGTGAGCGCGCTCGTCTCGGGCAGCGCGCCCCGGCTGCGGCTCACCGCGCGGGCCTGGGACAACGTGAACGTGTCGTACGTGGAGTTCTACGTGGACGACGTCCTCGTGAGCACCGCCGGCACGCAGCCCTTCGAGTTCACGCTGGACACCACCTCGCTCGACAATGGCACGCACCACCTGGTGACGAAGGCCTTCGACCTGGCCGGCAACGCCGGCACCTCCGCTCCCGTCAGCTTCACCGTGGCCAACAGCTTCACGCAGGTGATCGGCAACGCGGGATTCGAGCAGGGGGACGCCCCCTGGGTTCAGGAGCCCTCCGATCCCGGCTACCCCATCATCAACTACCCGAGCACCCGGGCACGCACGGGCCAGGGCATGGCCTGGCTCAACGGCTACGGCAGCACGTCCGTGGATGTCCTGTCCCAGCAGCTCACCATCCCCGCCGACGCCCAGACGGCTGCGCTGACCTTCTACCTCAACATCCTCACCGAGAGTTCCCCCGACGAGGCCCTGGACACCGTGGTGGTGGAGGTGCGCGACACCCAGGGTCAGCTCATCGAGGAGCTCGCGAAGTGGTCCAACGTGGACGCGACGGTCGGCTGGGCGCAGCGCAGCTTCGACCTGACCCGGTTCGCGGGCCAGACGGTGCAGCTGCGCATCGTGGGCAGCGAGAACGACGATGGCGAAATCACCGCCTTCTGGCTCGATGACTTCGCGCTGCGCGTCATCACGGGCCCCGACACCGAGGCGCCGTTCGTGACGGCCAGCGCCGAGGTCGACGACACGCTCGCCCAGGTGGGCCTGGCCGGCAATGTGTCGGACAACGGCTTCGTTGGAGCCGTCGAACTCATCCTGGACGGCACGTCGCTGGGCAGCGTGCCCACGTCGTTCACGAAGGTCCTGAGCACCAGCAGCGTGGGCGACGGCCGCCACACGCTCGTGGTCAAGGCCACGGACGAGGCCGGCAACACGAGCACGTCGGAGCTGGTGTCGTTCTACCTCGACAGCAACCGCGGTCAGTTGGTGAGCAACCCGGACTTCGAGCTCCTCATCGATGGGTGGACCGTCAAGACGCCCTACCCGGGCTCGAACACGATCAACCTCTTCGGGCACTCGGGTTTCTTCTACTTCCGGTTCAGCAACACCCAGGGCCCCAACACGTCGAGTCTGTCTCAGTTCGTCGCGGTCCCCGCGGACACCGTGTCGGCCACCTACAGCTTCTGGCTGTGGGTGACCAGCAATGCCTTCACCGACGGCGCGCCCCACCACACGTTCACCGCGAAGGTGCGCGACGCCAACGGCAACGACTTGCGGACCCTCGAGACGTTCTCGAACGTGGACGCCTCGGACGATTACGCCGAGCACCGTTATGACCTGAGCGAGTTCAAGGGTCAGACGATCGAGCTGTTCTTCGAGTCCAACGTGGAGGAGGCGCCGCAGCAGCCGAACGGCAGGACGTACTTCGCGCTCGACGACGTCTACCTGGAGGTGTCGGGCACTCCGGACAGCCAGCCGCCCACGCTCAACGTGGGCGTCCAGGGCACCTCCGGGACGGTGCAGCTCTACGCCAACGTGTTCGACAACGTGTGGACGACGCAGCTCGAACTCTTCGTGGATGGCGCCCCGGTGGCCACCCTCACCAACCCCAACGGCGAGTACACGAGGCCGTTCGACACGTCCACGATCGGCAATGGCCAGCACGAGTTCACGGCCAAGGCCACGGACCAGGCGGGCAACGTGCGCGAGGCCACGGTGACGTTCGAGGTGCACACGGTGAACGACGTGACCCCCCCGACCGTCAGCGCGGCCGTGTCGGGCGAGTACGAGACGACGGTGTTCACGGCCTCCGCCGCGGACGACACGGGCGTCACGGCCGTGGAGTTCTACGTGGATGGCGTCTTCCAGGGCAGCGTCCAGACGGCACCGTACCGGCTGCCCTTCAGCACCCTGCCCCTGACGCCCGGTGAGCACACCCTGAAGGTGGTGGCCCTCGATGCCTACGGGCACTCCGCCTCGGCCACAGCCACCTTCACGCGCGCCGGCCCGCTGCTGTCCTCCACGCGAGTCCTCGTGCCGGTGGACGGCACGTACGACCTGGGCACCCTGCTGGCCAACGGTGCGGATCCGCTGCTGCTCTGGAACGTACAGGAAGGCCGTGTCTGCGGAACCGTCTCCTGGACGGGCGTCTACACGGCGCCGGCCGCGCCCGGCCTCTGCCACGTGCTCATCACCAACAAGCAGGACGCCCGCTCGAGCGCCAAGGTGGACGTGCGCGTCTACACCGCGGACCTCAACGGGGATCGTGTCGTGGACGGTGAGGACATGGCACGCCTTGCCCAGACCTGGGGCACCCGCGTTTCCTCCACGACGACCGCGGACCTCGACGCGAGTGGCTCCGTGGACGACTCCGACGTCACCCTCTTCGTCAGCCAGTTCGGACGGTAACCCATGAAAACGTTGACCAAGCTCATTGTTCCGCTGCTGCTCGGAGCGCTCGCCGCGTGCGGTGACAAGCCCACGCCCGGCACGGGGCCCGTGACCGTCTCGCCCAAGAGCATCACCGTGAAGGCCGGAGAGTCCACGACCCTCACCGCCTCCGTCGAGGGTACCCAGGAGCCGAAGATCCTCTGGAGCGTGGAGGGCGAGGACTCGGGCACCATCACCAGCACGGGCGTCTACACCGCGCCCGCAAAGGCCGGCACCTTCACCGTGGTGGCCACCAACGCGCTGGACACCACCCAGAAGGACACCGCCGAGGTCACCGTCACCCCGGTCATCCACGTCACCCTCACGCCGACGTCCGCCACGGTGCTCACCGGCGGCAGCATCACCTTCACCGCCGAGGTGACGGGGGCCACGGACACCTCGGTCACCTGGTCCATCCAGGAGGGTGACGCGGGCGGCACCATCACCAGCGCGGGCGTCTACACCGCGCCCGCGCAGGCCGGCACCTTCACCGTGGTGGCCACCAGCGTGGCGGATCCCACGAAGAAGGCCGAGGCCCAGGTGACGGTGAGCGCGATCATCGTCGAGGTGTCTCCCGGAACGGCGACGAGCCCGCAGGGTGGCACCACGAAGTTCACCGCGACCGTCAAGGGCTCCGACAACCAGGCCGTGTCGTGGAGCGTGGAGGGCGAGACCTCGGGCACCATCACCAGCGCGGGTGTCTACACGGCGCCTTCGCGTCCGGGCACCTTCACCGTGGTGGCCACCAGCGTGGCGGACCCCACGAAGAAGGGCACCGCCACCGTCACCGTGCCGGCCGCCCAGTCCGGTGGCTACACCAACCCCCCGAACACGGACGGCTGGAGGCTCGTGAAGAACACGAGCGCCTCCTCGGGCAACCACCTCGTGCTGGATCTGCTCGGCCCCACGGGCCAGTCCGGCCGCGGCGTGGCCCTGACGCTCTCCGTGGACGCGGCCCGGGCGGGCTGGGCCAAGGTGTCCCCATCTGACACCGAGTACGTCGCCAACGGGCTGTTCTCGCTCGGTGACGAGCCGCGGCTCCTCAAGGGCGCCGCCAAGGACGGCACGCTGCGGGTGGGCGTGTTCCAGAAGGGCACGAGCGGCCCGGCCACCGCGTACGCCGGTGCGCTGGTTTCGGTGGCGGTGGATGTGAAGCTCGATCCCTCGCTGCCCGCCGGCACGCGCATCCCCCTGTCCGTCGTCAAGGCCCAGGCCCTGACGGCGACGGGAGACCTGCGCACCATCGACGTCGCCGTGGGCGTGCTCGCCACCGAGTAGTCCCAGGCGGCCTGTTGGCTGTCGCGACGGCGGTCCTCTCCATCGGGGGGACCGCCGTTGTCGTTCGCGGGTGCCAGGAGACCGGGTGGCACGAGGGGGCCTGGAATCGGCGCGGACCCTATGACTTCCGGCACATGTCCCCGCCAGGACAAACATATAACATGGAGGAGGCACGATTATCGTGCGTGTTCATGTTCTGGCTTGTCTTTGCCCGTGAATGAATAGCCTTTTGTCATGCGCGTCTGGTGTGACGCGGCTCGACCTGACTGGAAGCCGCGCCTTCCCCTCCTGGAAAGGGAGCGAACACCAATGAACGAACACAGGATGAAAGCGGGCCTGAGTGCCCTCGCGTTGATGGCCCTCGTGGGATGCCAACCTCCAGAGCCCACCGAAAGCAGTGAGAGGGAGGCCGCAAGACTTCAGCGCTCCATGGAAACCGGCAACCATCCCGACTTCGTCATCACCTCGGTGACGGGTCCCACCATCGTGGAGCCCGGACAACCCATCACCGCCCAGGTGACCGTGTGCAACCAGGGCAACGAGTCCGATTATGCTCACGTGCTCGTCCTCCTGTCCGAGGACCAGCAGTTCGACATCCCCTCGCGCTACGGGCCTCCCGAGGACGCCGTCGTGGGCTCCCCGGCGGGAACCTGGGTCTCCCAGGGAACGTGCTCCACGCTGTCCATCTCTGGACATGTCCCCCCGACGATCCCGCTCGACACGGGCACCCTTTACCTGGGCGCCGCGCTGGATCCCTCCAACACCTCCGAGATCATCACGGACAACAACACGCACCCGGGCTACGAGCTGAGAGTGGCGGCCGGAGCGGACTTCGTCATCACCTCGGTGACAGGCCCCGCCAGCGTGGCGCCCTGGCAGCCCTTCACCGCCCAGGTGAATGTGTGCAACCAGGGCACCCGGACCACGAGCACCCAAGTGATGCTGCTCCTGTCCGAGGATGAGCACCTCTCGGTGCCCTATTCGGGGCCTATCGAGGACTCCCTCGCGGGTAGGGCGCCGGTGGCGCCGCTCGCGCCGGGTCAGTGCACCACCGTGTCCGTCTACTGTGTTGCCGCGCGTCCTCCGGCAAGCCCGCCCGACACGAATGCCTTCCTCCTGGGCGCCGTGGTGGACCCGGAGGGCTCCACCCCGGAGCTCCTCGAGGACAACAACACCCTGCTCGGCGGGTGGATCTCCTTCACCCCCTGAGTTCCCGTTGCCGCCTCCCGGCCCGCCCCTCAGGGGCTACGGGAGGCGCCGTTTGTACTCCTCACGCAGCCGGGCCAGGTAGCTCGCGGCCTCGGGAGAACCCTCCGCGGGCGCCCAGGGAGCGAAGGACTTGTCGTTGGCCGGTGCATAGGGCCCGTTCTTCACCTCGAAGAGCACCGTGTCCGGCGCGAGGGCGATGAGCCCGTGGAAGATGCCCGCCGCCAGGTCCACCCCGAACCGCTCCCCCCCGGCCTCCAATGACAGACAGTCGCGCACGCGGCCATCCTCCTCGAAGGTGAAGAAGGCCAGCGCGCCGCGCAGCACCACCCAGGACTCGGCCTTCGGTGGCTCCAGGTGCCGGTGCGGCCGCACGTAGCTGTCTGGCTGGATGACATTGAGCATCCGGTGCAGCAGCTCATCCTCCTTCTTGTGCAAGGGGAGGATGACGCGCCGCCGGGGGCTCGTCCGGGAGGACTCGGCGACCTCCTCGACCAGGGAGCGCGAGAGGACCACCAGCTCACCCGCGGGGGCATCCAGGGCACGTCGATAGGAAGAGCTCATGAATCCAAGCGGAGCACAGGGGCACGGCGAACGTCCAGGCCGCGCGCGCCCCGGTTCCTGGAGCCAGGGTGTGCTGACGCGTGCGCCTCAGTCGAGGCGGAAGCCGGCGGGCGCGCGCGGCTCCTGGCGGCGGTACATGTCGAGGTAGAGCGTCACCGGCTTCTCCAGGCCCTCGTACGTCACCTCGTACATGTCGAGCAGGCCGCCGCCATAAGGCAGGGAAGGATCCTCGAAGCCGCAGCAACTGCCGAGCCGCTCGAAGCTCAGCCGCTGACCCTCGGGGCCGCGCAGGTACTGCAGGTACTCACGCTCGCCAGCGGGCCCTCCACCGACCTTGATGGGCTCCTCCGGCGTGTAGCCATAGCCCGAGGGCTCCCGCGCCGGCATCTCCCCTGGAGCAGCAGGTGTCCGCGCGATGGCTTCGGTCGCGGGCGCACCCGACGCCCCGCCCCCCTCCTCCTGGCGCATCGTGGCGGACGAGCTGGCACAGCCGGAAGACACCACCCACAGGACACTGCAACAAAGCGCGTTGCGGAGCATGAGCATCCCCGCATCCTAACCGTCCGTCACATTTCGCGGGATGGTTCTCCCCGCGGGATACTCATGCCTGACCCGAATAACTGGTTTTCTATCTCTATCCGTTCAACTCCTTCCCAACTGGAAAGGCTCCATGAAGGCACGAACACCGTTGATCGCCCCACTCGTCCTCTCGCTGGTGGCCCCCGTGGCCGCGCACGCCGCGCCAGGCGTCGCGCCCCCCGAGGTCCGCCCCCTTTTCGCCTCGACGTACAAGGAGAACACCTTCGAGCGGCCCGCCAGCCTGAGCACCTACTCGCTCGGCGATTGGGCCGCGGACGGCTGGAGCGCCCCCTGGGAGGTGGGGATGAGCACTCGAACCTGGATCGACGGGGTGAACTTCAGACACTCGGGCACCAAGTCGTTACGCATCACCTACCCGGCTGGCAAGATTGGCCCCGAGGACTCCGGCGCCCAGGCGCCGTTCACGCTGATCCCCGGACGAGAGTATTACCTGTCGTATTGGATACGCTTCAGCAGTGATTTCAGCTGGGGCACGACCCATTTCGCCGGCAAGATCGGACTCGGTCTGGCCGGGGGCGGTGCGTGCTCCGGCGGTCAGGTCTGCACCGGCTACAACGGGTTCAGCTCGCGCATGATCTGGCGCTCGGGAGGCCAGGCGGCAATCTATTACTACCACATGGGTCATGAAGGCCAGTACGGCGACTACGCGGTGCTGAAGACCAGAACAGGCGCCGATATCTACTATCCCCGCGGCACCTGGGTGCACATTGCCCAGCGGCTCAAGGTCAACTCCGTGACCAACGGGAACGCGAACCCCGACGGTGAGATCGAGGTCTGGTACAACGGCACCTCGGCCGCCAGGCTCACGGGGCTGCGCTTCGTGCGCAACGCGGACGTGGTCGACAAGGCCTACTTCTCCTCGTTCTTCGGCGGGGCCACGACCGAGTTCGCCCCGAAGATCAACTCCTACATCTGGTACGACGACCTGAAGGTCTCGACGGATCCGTCGGACATCTGCGAGCTGTCCGGCGGCTGCTGAGCCGCGCACCGGGAACGGGTCCAAGCTCCATGGCGGGAGCAGGCCAGAGCCCCATGGGATGTCAACGAACCCCTGGGGGGCACGCCCTCGACTCCTGCCTCGGCAGGGGAATGCCTAGCGTTTGGCCGTTCCGCCCAGTTGGACGGGCCCCCCGCGCTGAACGGCCCGCTGATAGGCGGGACGGGCGTGCAACCGCTCCAGGTAGGGGATCAGGGGTGCGAAGGATTCCAGGAGACCCGTCGGCCGCGCGGCTTCCAGCACGAAGCTCATCTGGATGTCGGCGGCGGTGAAGGTGTCGCCCAGCAGGTAGTTCCCTTTCTCCAGCGTTCCGGAGATGTAGCCCAGGTGGTTCATCATCTCGCTGGAGATGCGCGGCTTGAGCGGCGCGCCCGCCTCGCCCAGGCGTCCCATGTAGATCCCCAGGATGAACGGCAGCATGGCCGAGCCCTCGGCGTAGTGCAGCCAGTGCACGTAGGTGTCGTACTCGGCCGAGTCCGGCGCGGGCGCCAGCCGTCCATGGCCATGGTGGCGCACCACGTAGTCGATGATGGCACCGGACTCGGCGAGGAGCCGGCCATTGTCCTCCAGCAGCGGAGACTTACCGAGCGGATGAATGGCCTTGAGCTCGGGAGGCGCGAAGTTCGTCTTTGGGTCGCGTGGGTAGGTGATGAGCTCATAGTCGAGTCCCAGCTCCTCCAGGAGCCAGAGGATGCGCTGCGAGCGGGAGTTGACGAGGTGGTGCAGTTTGAGCATGGGAGCGGGATCTCCCAGGACGCACGGTCCATCACAAGGCCAAACCTCCGATGGGTGTGGGAAAAACCACACGGCCCCACCGGAGGGTTCGCGACCCGGCCGGACCAC encodes:
- a CDS encoding M4 family metallopeptidase; this translates as MSMPWPRWPLLLASLVAGPSLAAGERLASVSQTTLLQLRAREPSRAAESLSLLKAQRGQLGLGERNEFRMSSVQTDGFGLTHTRFQQMHEGLPVWGAQVITHLDSSGRGLTVTKDSVHPHIRVSTKPVVDSASAAALALLEVHPLGLPTRQPSTELVIYPEVKRVPAVAGKRRETLNAVDLKDEVVGYRLAWHVHTVLDNTQDGIKHTDFLLDARSGKVLERWNSLESAATVGTGLSQYHGEVKLDVFQNAKGLYELRDTTRTYGEGLRTYDVNHADILYGEIPKPVLYEDADNVWGDGQNYDPGSDTQSDNGQTAAVDAHFGVQATWDYFQKIHNRFGIDNAGTPTFSYVHVGNAMDNAFWDDECFCMNFGDGTFPSDPDGFKSLGSIDVMAHELTHGVNAKTADLIYSGESGGLNEANSDIFGAMTEFWLRNGRGDTIGDVGGNWTISEELSVVPLRYMYKPSLDGVSEDAWSPGLASLDPHYNSGPMNRAFYFLSQGALSTATKNDYSSTYLPDGMAGIGNDKAAAIWYRALTTYLTPSSNYAAARTASLLSAADLHGSGSEEYRAVQNAFAAINVGYSASTYDDFSPPTVSALVSGSAPRLRLTARAWDNVNVSYVEFYVDDVLVSTAGTQPFEFTLDTTSLDNGTHHLVTKAFDLAGNAGTSAPVSFTVANSFTQVIGNAGFEQGDAPWVQEPSDPGYPIINYPSTRARTGQGMAWLNGYGSTSVDVLSQQLTIPADAQTAALTFYLNILTESSPDEALDTVVVEVRDTQGQLIEELAKWSNVDATVGWAQRSFDLTRFAGQTVQLRIVGSENDDGEITAFWLDDFALRVITGPDTEAPFVTASAEVDDTLAQVGLAGNVSDNGFVGAVELILDGTSLGSVPTSFTKVLSTSSVGDGRHTLVVKATDEAGNTSTSELVSFYLDSNRGQLVSNPDFELLIDGWTVKTPYPGSNTINLFGHSGFFYFRFSNTQGPNTSSLSQFVAVPADTVSATYSFWLWVTSNAFTDGAPHHTFTAKVRDANGNDLRTLETFSNVDASDDYAEHRYDLSEFKGQTIELFFESNVEEAPQQPNGRTYFALDDVYLEVSGTPDSQPPTLNVGVQGTSGTVQLYANVFDNVWTTQLELFVDGAPVATLTNPNGEYTRPFDTSTIGNGQHEFTAKATDQAGNVREATVTFEVHTVNDVTPPTVSAAVSGEYETTVFTASAADDTGVTAVEFYVDGVFQGSVQTAPYRLPFSTLPLTPGEHTLKVVALDAYGHSASATATFTRAGPLLSSTRVLVPVDGTYDLGTLLANGADPLLLWNVQEGRVCGTVSWTGVYTAPAAPGLCHVLITNKQDARSSAKVDVRVYTADLNGDRVVDGEDMARLAQTWGTRVSSTTTADLDASGSVDDSDVTLFVSQFGR
- a CDS encoding CARDB domain-containing protein, which gives rise to METGNHPDFVITSVTGPTIVEPGQPITAQVTVCNQGNESDYAHVLVLLSEDQQFDIPSRYGPPEDAVVGSPAGTWVSQGTCSTLSISGHVPPTIPLDTGTLYLGAALDPSNTSEIITDNNTHPGYELRVAAGADFVITSVTGPASVAPWQPFTAQVNVCNQGTRTTSTQVMLLLSEDEHLSVPYSGPIEDSLAGRAPVAPLAPGQCTTVSVYCVAARPPASPPDTNAFLLGAVVDPEGSTPELLEDNNTLLGGWISFTP
- a CDS encoding WbuC family cupin fold metalloprotein; the encoded protein is MSSSYRRALDAPAGELVVLSRSLVEEVAESSRTSPRRRVILPLHKKEDELLHRMLNVIQPDSYVRPHRHLEPPKAESWVVLRGALAFFTFEEDGRVRDCLSLEAGGERFGVDLAAGIFHGLIALAPDTVLFEVKNGPYAPANDKSFAPWAPAEGSPEAASYLARLREEYKRRLP
- a CDS encoding polysaccharide lyase produces the protein MKARTPLIAPLVLSLVAPVAAHAAPGVAPPEVRPLFASTYKENTFERPASLSTYSLGDWAADGWSAPWEVGMSTRTWIDGVNFRHSGTKSLRITYPAGKIGPEDSGAQAPFTLIPGREYYLSYWIRFSSDFSWGTTHFAGKIGLGLAGGGACSGGQVCTGYNGFSSRMIWRSGGQAAIYYYHMGHEGQYGDYAVLKTRTGADIYYPRGTWVHIAQRLKVNSVTNGNANPDGEIEVWYNGTSAARLTGLRFVRNADVVDKAYFSSFFGGATTEFAPKINSYIWYDDLKVSTDPSDICELSGGC
- a CDS encoding glutathione S-transferase family protein, which gives rise to MLKLHHLVNSRSQRILWLLEELGLDYELITYPRDPKTNFAPPELKAIHPLGKSPLLEDNGRLLAESGAIIDYVVRHHGHGRLAPAPDSAEYDTYVHWLHYAEGSAMLPFILGIYMGRLGEAGAPLKPRISSEMMNHLGYISGTLEKGNYLLGDTFTAADIQMSFVLEAARPTGLLESFAPLIPYLERLHARPAYQRAVQRGGPVQLGGTAKR